The proteins below come from a single Zhouia spongiae genomic window:
- a CDS encoding mechanosensitive ion channel family protein gives MDIKQLIDKIDWGLIIGYGLKLTGAILVWIIGSWLIKKVMKQVARLMDKRDYEISLKKFLLNLISWTLKIVLVLAILGTLGIETTSFAAIIAAAGLAIGMALQGSLANFAGGTLIMIFKPFKIGDFIEAQGVSGTVKEIGIFTTTLNTFGNQLAIIPNGKLSNENIINYSAEDTRRDNLTIGIGYSSDIKKAKSILLAIANDYSKILKDPAPQVFVAELADSSVNFTFRFWAKNEDFWDCHFYAIEEVKTRFDAEGIEIPYPHQVEIQK, from the coding sequence ATGGATATAAAACAACTTATCGATAAAATAGACTGGGGTCTGATTATAGGATATGGCCTTAAACTGACAGGGGCTATTTTAGTATGGATTATTGGTTCCTGGCTGATTAAAAAAGTAATGAAGCAGGTTGCCAGACTAATGGATAAAAGAGACTATGAAATCAGTTTAAAAAAGTTCTTGCTTAATTTAATTTCCTGGACTTTAAAAATTGTATTGGTCCTGGCCATTTTAGGTACCTTAGGAATTGAAACCACATCTTTTGCAGCCATCATTGCCGCAGCCGGCCTGGCCATAGGTATGGCATTACAAGGCTCTTTAGCTAATTTTGCAGGAGGCACTCTTATCATGATCTTTAAACCTTTTAAAATAGGCGATTTCATTGAAGCGCAGGGAGTTTCGGGTACTGTAAAGGAAATCGGCATTTTCACTACTACATTAAATACGTTCGGAAATCAATTGGCTATTATTCCCAACGGAAAACTCTCTAACGAAAATATTATAAACTATAGTGCTGAAGACACAAGAAGGGACAACCTAACCATTGGGATTGGGTATAGTTCTGACATCAAAAAGGCTAAAAGCATCCTGTTGGCTATAGCCAACGACTATAGTAAAATACTTAAAGACCCTGCGCCGCAGGTATTTGTTGCCGAACTTGCCGACAGTTCGGTTAATTTCACCTTTAGATTCTGGGCTAAAAATGAAGATTTCTGGGACTGCCATTTCTATGCCATCGAGGAAGTTAAAACGAGATTTGATGCAGAAGGAATTGAAATCCCATATCCTCATCAGGTAGAAATTCAAAAATAA
- a CDS encoding mechanosensitive ion channel family protein, protein MKIQEWFDKDIDWGLVIDYGLKIVGAIVIWIVGSWIIKKVVKGINIVMTKREYEISLRKFLVNLLKWTLMALLVIVVLGTIGVETTSFAAIIAAAGLAIGLALQGSLGNFAGGALIMVFKPIKVGDLIEAQGELGVVNEIQIFTTILTTPDNKVVVIPNGPLSNGNIKNYSRLGKLRVDLTVGVSYDSDIKKTREVLMTALTSNPKVLKEPLPTVAVSELADSSINFAVRPWATTADYWDVYFGALEDCKNALDNAGIEIPFPHRVLLQKDS, encoded by the coding sequence ATGAAAATACAAGAGTGGTTTGACAAGGATATCGACTGGGGACTCGTAATTGACTACGGCCTTAAAATCGTAGGTGCCATCGTTATATGGATTGTAGGTTCCTGGATTATCAAAAAAGTAGTCAAAGGGATCAACATCGTAATGACCAAAAGAGAATACGAAATAAGCCTGCGAAAGTTTCTGGTCAATCTTTTAAAATGGACCTTAATGGCATTGCTGGTGATTGTAGTACTTGGAACGATAGGGGTCGAAACTACATCATTTGCAGCGATCATTGCTGCGGCCGGTTTGGCCATTGGTTTGGCACTTCAGGGATCGTTGGGGAATTTTGCCGGGGGAGCACTCATTATGGTTTTTAAACCTATAAAAGTAGGCGACCTTATTGAAGCCCAAGGAGAGTTGGGCGTTGTTAATGAAATACAGATATTCACCACTATTCTCACCACTCCCGACAATAAGGTTGTCGTTATCCCAAATGGTCCGCTATCGAATGGTAATATTAAAAATTATTCGAGACTGGGGAAACTTCGTGTCGATCTTACCGTTGGGGTTTCTTATGATTCCGATATAAAAAAAACACGGGAAGTTCTTATGACAGCACTTACTTCGAATCCAAAAGTATTAAAAGAACCGTTGCCAACAGTCGCTGTCTCGGAATTAGCCGACAGCTCTATAAACTTTGCGGTAAGACCCTGGGCTACAACAGCTGATTATTGGGACGTGTATTTCGGTGCACTGGAAGACTGTAAAAATGCGCTGGATAATGCTGGAATAGAAATACCTTTCCCTCATCGTGTCCTGCTCCAAAAGGATTCTTAG
- a CDS encoding TolC family protein: MKLKITTLLLLSCSYFVSAQEKKWTLRECVEYAIENNISIKQSELDLENAEIDKSDAFGSFLPSVNGSASHSWNVGLNQDITTGVLRTATTQFSSGRVSLGVDIFKGLQIQNRYRRAKLNILANQYQMDDMKDDISLAVANAYLQVLFSRENLAVQKAQYAVTEQDLKKTKELVESGVLPKGDLLEIEATAATQEQQIINAENTLRISKISLAQLLLLDDYENFDVADEDYMIPKSTIIGVTPDEIYQKALTFRGDVKLSQANIEIAEMDLKIAKGALMPSLTGFYGYDTRVSHQDRSVATGQFTETQIGTVQTTGDAVVSQSPVFGVAGPLPFVDQLWMNDGQSFGLSLNVPIFNGFAARNNVKRGQVNVKRNELLLKQTKLDLENTINQVWNDAQSAFKAYEASDKTLEARKLAYQYAKERFDVGLMNSFDFSQAQARLDNAQAELIRAKYDYIFKLKVLEYYFGIPVEEL, translated from the coding sequence ATGAAGCTTAAAATAACTACGCTATTGTTGTTGTCATGTTCATATTTTGTTTCGGCTCAGGAAAAAAAATGGACCTTAAGGGAGTGTGTAGAATATGCAATAGAAAACAACATTTCCATAAAACAATCTGAACTCGATCTTGAAAATGCTGAAATAGATAAATCCGATGCTTTTGGAAGTTTTTTACCTTCCGTGAACGGAAGTGCATCTCACTCATGGAATGTCGGTCTTAACCAGGATATTACAACCGGGGTTCTGCGCACCGCCACCACTCAATTTTCTTCAGGAAGAGTAAGTTTGGGGGTGGACATTTTTAAAGGGTTACAAATTCAAAACAGATATAGAAGGGCTAAACTTAATATTCTGGCTAATCAGTACCAGATGGACGATATGAAAGATGATATTTCATTGGCGGTTGCCAATGCGTATCTTCAAGTATTGTTTAGCAGGGAAAACCTTGCGGTTCAAAAAGCTCAGTATGCAGTAACTGAGCAAGACCTGAAAAAGACCAAAGAGTTGGTAGAAAGCGGGGTACTTCCAAAGGGAGACCTGCTGGAGATAGAGGCAACAGCGGCTACACAGGAGCAACAAATAATCAATGCTGAAAACACATTGAGGATATCTAAAATCTCATTGGCCCAGCTATTGTTGTTGGATGATTATGAGAATTTTGATGTGGCCGATGAAGATTATATGATCCCGAAATCCACAATAATAGGAGTGACACCGGATGAAATATATCAAAAAGCACTTACTTTCAGGGGAGATGTTAAACTTTCTCAGGCTAATATCGAAATAGCCGAAATGGATCTGAAAATAGCGAAAGGAGCCCTGATGCCCAGTTTAACAGGTTTTTACGGATACGATACCAGGGTGAGCCATCAGGACAGATCCGTAGCTACCGGACAGTTTACAGAAACACAGATAGGAACCGTTCAAACGACCGGTGATGCGGTCGTGTCACAAAGCCCGGTATTTGGAGTGGCCGGCCCGTTGCCTTTTGTAGACCAGCTATGGATGAATGACGGGCAATCTTTCGGATTATCACTCAATGTACCGATTTTTAACGGCTTTGCTGCCAGGAACAATGTAAAGAGAGGCCAGGTTAATGTGAAGCGCAATGAATTGCTCCTTAAGCAAACAAAGCTCGATTTAGAGAATACGATCAATCAGGTGTGGAATGATGCTCAAAGTGCATTTAAAGCATATGAGGCATCGGATAAAACTCTGGAAGCAAGAAAACTGGCATACCAATATGCTAAAGAACGTTTTGATGTGGGCTTAATGAACAGTTTCGATTTTAGCCAGGCTCAGGCCAGATTAGATAATGCACAGGCAGAGCTTATAAGGGCTAAATACGATTATATATTCAAACTTAAAGTTTTAGAATATTATTTTGGAATTCCTGTAGAGGAGTTATAA
- the tsaB gene encoding tRNA (adenosine(37)-N6)-threonylcarbamoyltransferase complex dimerization subunit type 1 TsaB codes for MAVILNIETSSTNCSVSIGKNGDLISLVEKDDAQYSHSEKLHLFIKEALKNASLSFSDIDAIAVSKGPGSYTGLRIGISTAKGFCFSLDKPLISLNTLETLSHQLKIDEGVIVPMLDARRMEVYSAVFDKDHHEIRATRAEIITPESFGTYLNEEVVYLMGPGAEKCKEVVTGSNIQVVTSKHVPSAREMARLSEKKFKTNDFEDVAYFEPYYLKDFVVTRPKKS; via the coding sequence ATGGCTGTCATATTAAATATAGAAACATCATCTACCAACTGTTCTGTTAGTATTGGAAAAAACGGAGACCTCATTTCTTTGGTTGAAAAGGACGATGCTCAATATTCACATTCGGAAAAACTACATTTATTTATAAAAGAAGCATTGAAAAATGCTTCTTTGTCTTTTTCTGATATAGATGCCATAGCGGTAAGTAAAGGGCCTGGCTCCTATACAGGATTGCGAATAGGGATAAGTACGGCCAAAGGATTTTGTTTTTCACTTGACAAGCCCCTGATCTCCCTTAATACGTTAGAAACTTTATCACATCAATTGAAGATTGACGAAGGGGTGATTGTGCCGATGCTGGATGCCCGCAGAATGGAAGTTTATTCAGCGGTGTTTGATAAAGACCATCATGAAATAAGAGCAACCAGGGCAGAAATTATTACACCTGAGTCTTTTGGAACTTATCTTAATGAAGAAGTTGTTTACCTTATGGGACCGGGAGCTGAGAAATGCAAGGAAGTGGTAACAGGTAGCAATATTCAGGTAGTAACTTCGAAACACGTTCCTTCCGCGAGGGAAATGGCCAGGCTATCGGAAAAAAAGTTCAAAACAAACGACTTCGAAGATGTTGCCTATTTTGAACCTTATTATTTGAAGGATTTTGTAGTAACCAGACCCAAAAAGAGCTAA
- a CDS encoding efflux RND transporter periplasmic adaptor subunit codes for MKILKYVGIGVLILGVLWAAAFFIKSNSKSAIVYETETPFKTDIEQKTVATGKVVPEDEVLIKPQISGIIDKIVLEEGDKVKSGDLIATIKVVPNEQALVGARGRVSNARFALNTAEAEYKRNKTLFDKGVISSQEFLDIELRYNQAKQELTNAQNDYQIIKSGSAGGSATANTNIRATVTGTVLEIPVKEGDQVIEANNFNDGTTIATIADMTQMIFEGQVDEAEVEKLKIGMPLKVSFGAIQDKEFEASLRFVAPKGVEEQGAVQFKIEGEVTLSDSTFIRAGYSANASIVLDKKEDVLAIKEALLQYDKKTEKPYVEVETGDQKFERKEVEVGISDGINVEVTSGLSESDKVKVWNKTEPVKKEADNN; via the coding sequence ATGAAAATTCTAAAATACGTCGGAATTGGAGTTTTAATTTTGGGCGTGCTATGGGCAGCCGCTTTTTTCATCAAAAGTAATAGCAAGTCGGCTATAGTTTATGAAACGGAAACTCCTTTTAAAACGGATATAGAACAGAAAACGGTAGCTACCGGTAAGGTAGTACCCGAAGACGAAGTTCTTATTAAGCCCCAGATATCCGGGATTATCGATAAAATAGTGTTGGAAGAAGGCGATAAAGTGAAATCCGGAGACCTGATAGCAACCATTAAAGTCGTTCCTAATGAACAAGCGTTGGTTGGTGCCCGCGGACGTGTGAGCAATGCTAGGTTTGCTTTAAATACCGCTGAAGCAGAATACAAGAGAAATAAAACACTATTTGATAAAGGAGTTATTTCGAGTCAGGAGTTTCTCGATATCGAACTACGCTATAATCAGGCGAAACAGGAGTTGACAAATGCTCAGAATGATTATCAGATCATAAAGAGTGGTTCGGCCGGAGGTTCTGCAACAGCAAATACAAACATCAGGGCTACGGTTACAGGTACCGTGCTGGAGATTCCTGTTAAAGAAGGAGATCAGGTGATTGAAGCGAATAACTTTAACGACGGTACTACCATCGCCACGATTGCTGACATGACGCAAATGATTTTTGAAGGGCAGGTCGACGAGGCAGAAGTTGAAAAACTAAAAATAGGAATGCCGTTAAAGGTGAGCTTCGGAGCTATTCAAGATAAAGAATTTGAAGCATCATTGCGCTTTGTCGCTCCAAAAGGTGTAGAAGAGCAGGGAGCCGTACAATTTAAGATCGAAGGAGAGGTGACGCTTAGCGACAGTACTTTTATCAGAGCAGGGTATAGTGCGAATGCTTCAATCGTTCTCGATAAAAAAGAAGATGTGTTAGCGATCAAGGAGGCATTGCTTCAATACGATAAAAAAACTGAAAAACCATATGTAGAAGTAGAGACCGGAGACCAGAAGTTTGAACGAAAAGAGGTCGAAGTAGGCATCTCTGATGGGATCAATGTGGAAGTTACATCAGGTTTGTCTGAGAGTGATAAAGTAAAAGTATGGAACAAAACAGAGCCTGTAAAAAAGGAAGCTGATAATAACTAA
- a CDS encoding NifU family protein — MSKVTIRIQPTNRPAIVKFEANVFLTKHKNYEFKNIDEAKNSPLAQQLFYLPFTKTVYVSGNFVAIERYDIVEWADVQNEVAEQIENYLNSGQPVVIEDTENKKVPVSVYAENTPNPAVMKFVANKKLVLSPFEFKNIDEAKEAPLATALFHFPFVKEVFIDENYVSISKYDMAEWNDIAQELREFIRIHIEEGKDVVSEALSIKSQKENKSASVANETTALDDTSQQIVDILEEYVKPAVASDGGNIVFKSYDDKTKTVSVILQGACSGCPSSTFTLKNGIETMLKNMMHDKVNEVVAING; from the coding sequence ATGAGTAAGGTAACGATTCGAATTCAGCCGACCAACAGGCCGGCCATTGTAAAGTTTGAAGCAAATGTTTTTTTAACTAAACATAAAAACTACGAATTCAAAAATATTGACGAGGCCAAGAATTCTCCCTTAGCCCAGCAACTCTTTTACCTGCCTTTTACCAAAACGGTATATGTATCCGGTAATTTTGTAGCTATTGAACGATATGATATTGTAGAGTGGGCGGATGTACAGAATGAAGTAGCAGAACAAATTGAAAACTATTTAAATTCTGGCCAACCTGTTGTAATAGAGGATACGGAAAACAAGAAAGTTCCTGTTTCTGTTTATGCTGAAAACACGCCTAATCCGGCAGTAATGAAATTTGTTGCCAATAAAAAACTGGTGCTGTCTCCATTTGAGTTCAAAAACATCGATGAAGCCAAAGAAGCTCCATTGGCCACGGCTTTGTTTCATTTCCCATTTGTCAAGGAAGTATTTATCGATGAGAATTATGTTTCTATCAGTAAATACGATATGGCTGAATGGAACGATATTGCCCAGGAGTTAAGAGAATTTATCAGGATTCATATTGAAGAGGGTAAAGATGTTGTTTCTGAAGCTCTTTCCATAAAAAGTCAAAAAGAAAACAAATCTGCATCTGTTGCTAATGAAACCACAGCGCTGGACGACACCTCTCAACAGATCGTTGATATATTGGAAGAATATGTAAAACCTGCTGTTGCCAGCGATGGCGGAAATATTGTTTTTAAATCTTATGACGATAAAACAAAAACGGTAAGTGTTATTCTTCAGGGTGCTTGCAGCGGTTGTCCGTCTTCTACCTTTACCTTAAAAAATGGAATAGAAACCATGTTAAAAAACATGATGCACGATAAGGTAAATGAGGTGGTTGCCATTAACGGCTAG
- a CDS encoding inorganic phosphate transporter: MDQIYLVMLAALFVLAIIDLVVGVSNDAVNFLNAAIGSKAAPIKIIMVVASVGIVIGAVSSSGMMEVARKGIFNPEQFYFNEIMIIFMAVMICDILLLDLFNSLGLPTSTTVSIVFELLGAAVSISLIKIYSNGGNFVDLVNYINTSKATQIIFGILLSVVIAFSIGAFVQFVSRLIFSFRYHKSIKLYGGVFGGVAITAITYFILIKGLKGVAFISGETLSWINDSRLQVLTIGFLIWTAISYIFIVVFKWNILKVIILIGTFALAMAFAGNDLVNFIGVPIAAWQSFQLWINSGIDPEAFSMGILAGKVKTPSVFLFLAGLVMVITLWVSKKARSVTETEIKLSSQDAVSERFEPNFLSRLMVRAAVNLNEVLRFILPKGLNRKIESRFEKPVIKKTKGAENEPAFDMVRASVNLVVASILISIGTSLKLPLSTTYVTFMVAMGSSLSDRAWGRESAVYRVAGVFSVIGGWFATAIVAFVAAAVFAFALFKGGAVALVSLLILASLVLVRSYSVYKRKAGEKATEHKFDRSDLITINEIISESSDNISGVIGKLNKLYGDVIDNLGLQDLNKLKKSKKNLRKLEDEIDELKSDLFYFIKSLDENSVESSKFYILVLDYLQDMVQSIGYMVKNSHAHVNNNHKNLKFNQIRDLKSIDKQLKGLLGQIQTDFNNESFDNIENVIEHKKELLDNVSALIQKQIARIRSTETSPKNTKLYFGLLLETKDLITASINLLQLFNEFHKDFKRIKK, translated from the coding sequence ATGGATCAAATATATTTGGTAATGTTGGCAGCACTTTTTGTGTTGGCGATTATTGATTTGGTAGTAGGAGTGAGTAATGACGCTGTAAATTTTTTAAATGCAGCAATAGGGTCTAAAGCAGCTCCCATAAAAATTATTATGGTAGTGGCCAGTGTTGGTATTGTAATTGGCGCAGTATCGTCAAGCGGCATGATGGAAGTAGCCCGGAAGGGGATTTTTAATCCCGAGCAGTTTTATTTTAATGAGATCATGATCATTTTTATGGCAGTAATGATTTGTGATATTCTTTTGCTGGACCTTTTTAACTCTTTAGGGTTACCTACGTCTACAACGGTGTCAATTGTCTTTGAATTATTAGGAGCAGCCGTATCCATATCACTAATAAAGATCTATAGCAACGGAGGAAACTTTGTAGATTTGGTAAACTATATCAACACAAGTAAAGCAACGCAGATTATTTTTGGTATTTTATTATCGGTAGTGATCGCTTTCAGTATCGGTGCCTTCGTCCAGTTTGTTTCCCGTTTGATCTTCTCATTCCGCTATCATAAAAGTATTAAGCTTTATGGAGGTGTTTTTGGAGGTGTCGCCATCACGGCAATAACATATTTTATTCTGATTAAAGGGCTTAAGGGAGTTGCTTTTATCTCCGGGGAGACCTTATCATGGATAAACGATAGCAGGCTTCAGGTCTTGACCATAGGCTTTTTAATATGGACTGCAATATCATACATATTCATAGTGGTTTTTAAATGGAATATCCTCAAGGTAATCATACTGATTGGGACTTTTGCACTGGCGATGGCATTTGCAGGGAATGATCTGGTAAATTTTATAGGGGTACCTATAGCCGCATGGCAGTCGTTTCAACTATGGATTAATTCGGGAATCGACCCCGAAGCATTTTCCATGGGGATCTTGGCCGGTAAAGTAAAAACACCTTCAGTCTTTTTGTTTCTGGCGGGGCTGGTAATGGTAATAACCTTATGGGTGTCCAAAAAAGCAAGGTCTGTTACGGAAACTGAGATAAAACTTTCAAGCCAGGATGCCGTTAGTGAACGTTTCGAGCCAAATTTTTTATCGAGATTGATGGTGCGGGCGGCTGTAAACCTGAATGAAGTACTCCGGTTTATATTACCGAAGGGACTAAACAGAAAAATTGAATCCAGGTTTGAAAAACCTGTCATAAAGAAAACGAAAGGCGCTGAGAATGAACCTGCCTTTGATATGGTCAGGGCATCCGTAAATCTCGTTGTCGCCAGTATTTTGATTTCGATAGGTACCTCGTTAAAATTACCTTTATCTACAACTTATGTTACATTTATGGTAGCAATGGGGTCGTCATTGTCAGACAGGGCCTGGGGCCGAGAAAGTGCAGTATACAGGGTGGCCGGTGTTTTTAGTGTAATCGGAGGCTGGTTTGCAACTGCTATTGTGGCCTTTGTAGCAGCCGCAGTATTTGCTTTTGCATTGTTCAAAGGAGGTGCAGTGGCACTGGTGTCATTATTGATTTTAGCCTCTTTGGTTTTGGTGAGGAGTTATTCGGTCTATAAACGAAAAGCCGGTGAAAAAGCAACAGAACACAAGTTTGACAGATCAGACCTGATAACCATAAATGAAATTATATCCGAAAGCTCTGATAATATTTCCGGAGTTATTGGAAAACTGAATAAACTTTATGGGGATGTTATAGACAATCTCGGGCTTCAGGATCTGAACAAACTTAAAAAGAGTAAAAAGAACCTGAGAAAACTTGAGGATGAAATTGATGAATTAAAAAGCGACTTGTTCTATTTTATAAAATCCCTGGATGAGAATTCTGTGGAGTCAAGTAAGTTTTACATTTTAGTACTGGATTATTTACAGGATATGGTACAGTCTATCGGATATATGGTAAAAAACAGCCATGCTCATGTTAATAATAATCATAAAAATCTTAAATTCAATCAGATAAGAGACCTGAAGAGCATCGATAAACAGTTGAAGGGACTTTTAGGGCAGATCCAGACTGATTTTAATAATGAGTCTTTTGATAATATCGAAAATGTGATTGAGCACAAAAAGGAGCTTCTTGACAATGTGTCGGCACTTATCCAAAAGCAAATAGCCAGGATCCGGAGTACAGAAACAAGTCCTAAGAACACAAAATTATATTTTGGCCTGCTCCTGGAAACTAAAGATCTAATTACGGCTAGTATAAATCTGTTGCAACTTTTTAACGAGTTCCATAAAGACTTCAAAAGGATCAAGAAATAA
- a CDS encoding dodecin family protein gives MAILKVIEILANSDKSWEDATQKAVKQASKTVNNIRSVYVSEQSATVNGDSIDEFRVNVRITFEVK, from the coding sequence ATGGCTATTCTTAAAGTAATTGAAATTTTGGCAAACTCAGATAAAAGCTGGGAAGATGCTACACAAAAAGCAGTGAAACAAGCTTCTAAAACAGTTAACAACATCCGCTCTGTATATGTGAGTGAGCAAAGTGCTACAGTAAACGGGGATTCTATTGATGAATTCAGGGTTAATGTAAGAATCACTTTTGAAGTGAAGTAA